AATCCTGTTCAGTAAGTCTGAATGGGACCTTATCTTATCACAGCAGATAAACAGGATTAAATAGTCTGCGTTGGGGATCTGCAGCATCAAtattgcaaactttgcaaaactCCAAAGTTAaaactgttctcttttatttctagCAACAATTGTGAACAAGATGCTGTTATCATCGGTATTATAAATGGCTGTACATCTGTCTTCGCTGCCACTGTTGTCTACTCCATCATTGGCTTCCGGGCAACAGAACAGTTTAATACTTGCCTTAATGAGTATGTACATGGAATATTAGTTCacacatttgaaaaaaagaataataatcagTCAATAACATTTCTAAACTCTCCCTCACAGAAATATACTGATGCTGCTCAATGCATTTGATCTTGCTGAGGGGACCATCACAGAGACCAACTACGATGAAATGCTGCGCATGCTAAACAGTACAACCTCAGGGTTCAACATCATTCAGGGGCTAGACCTGAGCACTTGTAACTTGGAGACTTTTCTCAGTGATGTATGAACTTTACAAAATCAATACAACATACCATGAAGGCAtctttaaaatattaattcatGAGCGTCAGCACGTAAGTCGTTTATATTACAAGACGTCATTGCTGTCTAGACACACGACCAAAGAGATACATCATTATATGCTGTAAAATGTGGgctgacaacaaaaaaaaaggttcccTCACTCAGGTTGTCAGTCATTACCTGGAGAATACCAGTAAGATACAATGTGTAAGATGTAGAGGGATCTATTTCCAAAGAAGGAACATAATATTAGGGtaggggcttaatatcaaatactgcaatatccctgattttctgatgcaacaagatgttctaagcactcctgtgtaatttttttaaaaaattttgtccattccatgaaatatgcatttttaacCATttggatgacctttgacctataatttgaccttgacactacaccttttgaagtgcaaagcactcttaatacataacatgtctcacaaaaaaaacatgtaagtgCCCAGCATGAGCttattgctacattgtactttatcaaaagtgaagagggtttgaaagttgccaaaaaccccacgtttcagggttgaaaaagtaattttcagggtaggggggagctttgggcttgatttgaaatttttcatatttttgtattcccaagacatgggagcatttgaaaatctgggctaaagttgaatctgaaaaatttcctgaaataagccccccccaaTAATATGACAATTATATTTACattaccagtgttgtgcaagttacttccaaactgtaatacattacagattacttgttactgttatttaaaagtaattcattACCATACAATATTActatctcagaattgtaatgtgttacatgaatgtatcctgtattacttttgagttacatacagactcttgtcataaatggcacatgcgCAGCAGACACACCACATACTGCAATATCAGACTGCAGACTGCTAACGCATGCTAATGTAGCTTACTCACACTCTGTCTATCCCAGTGGCCAAAGAAGGTGTTAATCAAAGCCtacatgtggacagtatgtgCAGTATATCTTTAAAAAACAATGGTAGGGTAGAAGAAACTTTCCATGACATATTTTACATTCTCTCCTGTCTTTATTTCAGTATCTCACAATCACTGGTCACATATCTTCAAAGAGACATTTTATTGTATGGTGCAAAAACTGTTTGTTGTTTCTGCAGAATTTTAATGAGCAAACATCTTTATTTCTCTTACATATGGCACTGCaaaaatatgcaggaaatatgcACAGCATTAAATACAAAAAAGTCAGGTTTAAATGTCCTCTCCAGGTAAAAGTCAGTATGTAGTGTGACTtccatttggattcagtacaTCTTGAACTCTCTGGGGTTAACTGTCTGGATGAGAGACAAGGAATCTTTGTCTGGATGATTTCCTGAATAATATTACAGTAGTTTATACCAGGCATCCTGCAGAACATCCCAGAGTTTTTCTCAACACTTGGGATTTTCTACATCCAGATGATCCTatacattttctaaaatatttatatttttttctgaaatgtagATTTTTAATGTTTACATATTTCTTGTATATTACAGTTGTACATAAGATTGAGAAATGCATTTGTGTTTTGCACAACACTGTATAGATCCAGCTCATGGGTATGAAGCAGAACAATGATGCATCCAGTCTCAACAGGGTAAACTGACGTTTTTTTTAGCTTGTGAATGAATACTCAGTGTCTGTTGTTTTCCAGGGGGTGGAAGGAACAGGTCTGGCTTTTATCGTGTTCACAGAGGCCATCACAAAGATGCCAGTTTCTCCTCTCTGGTCTGTCCTCTTTTTCATCATGCTCTTCTGTCTTGGACTCTCCACCATGTTTGGAGCTATAGAGGGAGTGGTCGTTCCTCTGCAGGACCTGAAGATATTCCCAAAAAAGTGTCCTAAAGAGGCGCTTTCgggtaaaaaaaaacctcatcacAGAAGACAAAATACTGAAAGTGTACACATCTTTAAGAGATGTTTAatgaaattattttgttcatgttgtaggAATTGTATGTCTTCTGTCGTTCATGATTGCACTCATCTTTTGTCTGCGGTCGGGTAATTACTGGTTAGTGCTGTTCGATAGCTACGCTGGCTCCGTCCCTCTGCTGATTATTGCCTTCTGTGAAATGACAGCTGTAGCCTACATATATGGAATAGATAGGTAAGAGAGCGAGACATGTTCAACCAGAGGCTGCTGAGCCTGTTTCAGCAAAGTGAAATGCTAAATATTCTTAAGAGACACCAACGTCCTGATccagatgtgattttttttttccattaggtttaATAAAGACATTGAGTTCATGATTAGACACAAACCAAACATCTTCTGGCAGGCCATGTGGAGACTGGTCAGCCCCttgattgtttttgtcatttttgtgttttacttcATCACTAAAGTCAACGCTGAACTGACCTACATCAGCTGGAATCCAAACTCGGTATGCTGAATTGCTGGGAGGCGCCCTATTGTTAGAAGGCCTGTTAGTCAGAAAAGGGctagggttagatttatcaactaaatccaaactaattttctgactAAAGGGCCTTCTGACCATTAGGTGGGCACCGAATTGCCTCAGTCAAGTGCATTTACTGCAGTTTTGTGACTTTTGACTTACTTGGGTTTTTTACTGAGtgataaaaaaatattattagcGTCTATTAAATAGATGCTTTAGAATTTAATATGCAGTTAAACCTGCTTTTAAATGTTGTCATCTCTTTCTTGCAGGCAAACTTCCCGATATCGGAGATATTAACATATCCTAAGTGGGTTTACATTGTTATCTTTATTCTTGCTGGAGTTCCCAGTCTATTGATCCCAGGAGTTGCTCTATTCCGATTATTCCAAAGATGCTGCTGCAAAAGAAATCTGTACAAGTAGAATGACCTATGTTCACCAAGGAACCACAGTCTAATGATTGAACTAAACTGAATTATTCTAATTAACATTCACATTTACATTACACAGTTGTTTTTCTCTGGGCCTGCTGGGTTCATCCTTGTTTCATTCTCTACTGTACGTAATCCTGTCAGACAAACAAAGCAATATATCTGATCTTACATTAAAGTACATCAGTGACTGTGTTGGCATGAAAACAGCTGGGCTTTTGGAATATTAAGTCCATATGttcacacatttaaacacacaatTTATCCTAATTTCTGTATCAGACCAGTATGACCCTATACAGGTTTTAACAAAACTGTATAATCTACCTGGAGTACTCTGAGAGTATCCAGAAGACTGTTATGTATATACACATTCTTCTGGTCACTGACAGTTGTGTATTACTGaacaggcataaaaaaaaaaagtaacacaaatacaaacatgccAGCTGCAACTGAAGCATCTCATTTCTGGATCAATAGTGACATGAAGTTTCGTATCAGAAATGAAAAAAGGGAATAAATAAACAATCACACTTGGGACATTTTGAATAAAAGCATCAGCCTCATAACCAGGATACGAGTGTGCATGTAAATACAGTCACTGAGACGTACACAACCTTCTGATATAATCTACACAGCAGGGAGCAAGTCAAAAACCAAAAACTATTCTGGGATTTTTCACATAGGGGTGGTGCAATACAACTGTCTTATTATTTGATGTGATGACATTATGACTGTTTCATTCATATCTGCTAATATTTTGTTTGAAATTAAAgttttagaaaaacaaaacttttgatGTATTAATAAAAGTTATGTGAACTAATAGATAATCTGTGagattatttgtgtctttgtaaaaATAAAGTTCTACTCTGACAATGACTCGTTTCAGTCAATTGTTTAATTGTGTGATGTATGTAGTACTGTAGCATTCTGGGCTGCCCTAAATTACTCTATTTTTTCATAGTTACACACATCATGTACATACCCCAACTTCATATTCTTCTGTTTAGCATTAACCTGATGTAATCTGGCTGGCCAGAGGAAGCAAAGCTTTGAAGCCACAGCAGTAGAGCCCTTCTTCGACAGCCACATCCTGCTGCCACAGCATCACCATCCGTCCCTTTAGTGTTGGTTATAGGTTGGGAGTATGGCAGACCCAGCCCTTTACTTTGGCATTATTTGGCACAGACAGTGACACTcagtgaataaagtataaagttcatacatGACGCACAACTGTATTATGTTATCAACTTTTCTTCCCCTATCCCGTTATTTTGACACTCTGTCTTATTGTCACCTGCTGCGTGACTTCATATTTTATAGTCTGTAGTTCgacataaaacagccacagtaaaaccacaaattatcTCCCATTCTCTGTACAGATTAAGTGTCAGAATCTGAGACTAGTGGAACCCAAGTGTGTGTGGTGAACAACAACAGACGGACTCGAACAAGCGTGAATgcaatttaaacatttatttgtcCATAAAACATACTGAAAAAAAGCCAAACTCTGATAAAGGAGAACCAAAGGTATCACCGAACCAGGAGATAGACGTGAACTGAACCAAGGGAACTGGACCTGAAACACAGCAGAATGTGgtgttcaaaaacacacacagggaaAGAAACGCAAGATGGAAACAGAGAGTTGATATATACGACAGCCTGATGTCAGACACAGACAAATTAACAAAAGACTCAAGCATCAGGAAACCACAATGCAAAGTACACCAAAATGAGAGAGAAACCACCTCACCAGCATGGAAGTGAAGACATTCTGGCACACAGCACAGGAGCTGCAGGGCTTATAAGCAGGAGGACAGCTTGACTGCAGATCAGCTCCTGGTGTGTGCCATTAACTGGTCAAtcagagggggaggagagggagcagaggacacaaccaaaccaaactaacaaGCGCATCAtgacattaaagctataccgtatgatgtggcatttttacacttttcttttgtcgtcttaaaatgctcctaataagtgtgtgtcaaactaaaatgtgaaagaaatccaccaggttttgaaactcaaaaatgtttaattctcatatattgctcatatttctgataaaattctgaccaatcattttattcggtccgaatgaaataattggccgaacctggctgagcctcctgtcaatcatccattacagccgttcagcatccgatccattattgccgtctccgcatccgatatgtgtccctctgaatctgacacttcactcgcgctgcccctgctgtcactgaccacagtctactgtctaaggatgtgtttggatagaactgacatgcacatgaagggaaaaaacagatttattaacagaaacaacaactaagaggAACAAagaggagtctgatgaatgagagatggagataaaagtccggaagtcggatgtactggcctgaacagacaggtcaaaggtcagcttttatgaccaaagtactcatacacgtacatgtacttggtgtcacacaatgtaggatgatgtaggatgataaatatatggactatgaaacctcacatgtccacggaaaattcgcggaggctgcgtgttcacagtgcgcgtgccgATCACCTGGACAactcatcagctgaagacactgacccagcgctgcacagaccacacccttaaatacagaccacacccttaaatacagaccacacccttaaatactgggtctactgatgaaacaggagctgtgGCAGGTGGATGacgtatctgattactgagggaggggtccacatACATGCCAAAgcgaccggacctccacctccgcttccaccacATGCGTCAGGTAAGTGGAGGAGAGCATCAGAGCTCAAGGACACTGAGTGActtacatgcagttctatcaggctTCCCTCCGTGTCGAAATCCGACCcggaaggggtaccccctgcgtccAATAGTGCCGCTATGGGGCTCTGAGCATTCATCAATTTCTTACAACTTGGGATGAgcaggcggggctttggagggaggcgggttgttcatgttcagactTTTACTAATGCCCCGtttctagtgatgtgacgttcacgaatgaatcaaatcttttgaacggctctttgaaatgaacgatgggaaccaagtctttgtaaagagctgttcatttttattttttaatttttcttttaaggagggagtgtccgattgcctgtcaatttagcgtcactgggggaggcattgggcaggaggagaatgttcgagcagaaaaaaagagtgcttgcgcACTGCGCATGTCTCCTGACAAgaagttagtaaaaaaaaaaaaacaacagtttgaagcgtaaggtgagcatactggaggaggtggagctggaagactggagaaaagtttgaaaGTGAATGAGTGACcccctgtgagtaatgagccaaagaaaaaggaggtatttaagtaattgcagtgattaatcactgttgtgttttgtgcagttttttttctgtatgtttacacacatttattgttcttgttttgaggagaataaaatgttatttcataagaaaatgttttattttcttcatttttaggctacagactagtccacataatgtaccgtaatgtttttggtcaaattccagcatttgcctaatgtcacctctcatgtcatgtatttacccacacatttgaacaaacttcttttttatggtaagataataaaacacctttaaaatgtaatgtcaatcatcacatgtagcctatttagtcattaaaacattggtgtttcaaaataatgggaaaaaaacataaaagagccagtcttttgaacggctcttttcagtgaacgactcccttcaaaagagcca
This DNA window, taken from Sphaeramia orbicularis chromosome 11, fSphaOr1.1, whole genome shotgun sequence, encodes the following:
- the LOC115428655 gene encoding sodium-dependent neutral amino acid transporter B(0)AT1-like gives rise to the protein MKLKIRLPNPGLDDRIPSHKDLEDMEKQEAADRPQWDNKAQYLLTCVGFCVGLGNVWRFPYLCQSHGGGAFMIPFLFLLIFEGIPLLYLEFAIGQRLRKGSVTVWTAINPYLAGVGIASMCVSFLVGMYYNTIIAWVMWYFFHSFQSPLPWSQCPLNDNRTGLVSECKRSSSIDYFWYRETLNTSETIDVSGGLQWWMVLCLFCAWAVLYICCIRGIETTGKAVYITSTLPYVVLTIFLIRGLTLKGSVDGIKFLFTPRVKELMNPSVWLDAGAQVFYSFSLAFGGLISFSSYNPVHNNCEQDAVIIGIINGCTSVFAATVVYSIIGFRATEQFNTCLNENILMLLNAFDLAEGTITETNYDEMLRMLNSTTSGFNIIQGLDLSTCNLETFLSDGVEGTGLAFIVFTEAITKMPVSPLWSVLFFIMLFCLGLSTMFGAIEGVVVPLQDLKIFPKKCPKEALSGIVCLLSFMIALIFCLRSGNYWLVLFDSYAGSVPLLIIAFCEMTAVAYIYGIDRFNKDIEFMIRHKPNIFWQAMWRLVSPLIVFVIFVFYFITKVNAELTYISWNPNSANFPISEILTYPKWVYIVIFILAGVPSLLIPGVALFRLFQRCCCKRNLYK